One Gimesia aquarii DNA segment encodes these proteins:
- a CDS encoding arylsulfatase, translating to MNVILIMTDDQGGWDYGFMGNKHLNTPNLDAMAARGARLNRFYVSPVCTPTRANLMTGRYNYRTRAIDTYIGRAMMEPEEVTIAEVLAPAGYQTGIFGKWHLGDSYPMRPQDQGFQEVLVHRGGGIGQPSDPPEGAGQYTDPVLFHNGEQKQMKGYCTDIYFDNALNFIEQNESQNKPTFMYIATNAPHGPFHDVPEDLRKKYLAMDLTDAYGFDMNSRRKNKKQFDRTSRVFSMIENIDQNIGKLFQRLKKIGAYENTLVLFLNDNGPNGPRFVGAHRGMKGGVNEGGIRSVLVAHWPDQLKAGAVNEQIAAHYDLFPTILTATGVEKPKTLDLDGVNILPLLKNEAASWPDRSLFLQWHRGDQPTPHTNAAVVTQNFKMTFSKQNEPGKLFDLRNDPAEKRDLSSEKPALAKDLTRQYDTWFADVSSTRPDNYAPPRIHVGNVKEPTTVLTRQDWRYAGPKGKGWTRDARGHWLIHIEQGGSYDIKVQFKKQQDQKETELAVSVGKDQFHAKVPADSSEYVFHNVTLHPGKQTVDVKVTEGETERGPMLVYLTKKSAGNSAP from the coding sequence GTGAATGTCATCCTGATCATGACGGATGATCAGGGAGGTTGGGACTACGGATTTATGGGGAACAAACATCTCAACACTCCTAACCTTGATGCTATGGCTGCAAGGGGGGCACGATTGAATCGATTTTATGTCAGTCCTGTCTGCACACCCACGCGGGCCAATCTGATGACAGGTCGTTATAACTATCGCACACGTGCCATTGATACTTACATTGGTCGTGCGATGATGGAACCTGAAGAAGTAACTATCGCCGAAGTTTTAGCTCCTGCCGGCTATCAAACCGGAATCTTTGGAAAGTGGCATTTGGGCGATTCTTACCCCATGCGACCTCAGGACCAGGGATTTCAGGAAGTTCTCGTTCACCGCGGAGGAGGCATCGGGCAACCCAGCGATCCACCTGAAGGGGCCGGTCAATACACGGACCCGGTTCTGTTTCATAATGGCGAGCAGAAACAGATGAAAGGGTATTGTACGGATATTTATTTTGACAATGCTTTGAATTTTATTGAACAAAATGAATCGCAGAACAAACCAACGTTTATGTATATCGCGACCAATGCACCACATGGCCCATTTCACGATGTGCCTGAAGATTTGCGGAAAAAATATCTAGCGATGGATCTTACTGATGCTTATGGCTTTGATATGAATTCCAGGCGAAAAAATAAAAAACAGTTTGATCGAACGTCGCGCGTTTTTTCAATGATTGAAAATATCGATCAGAATATTGGCAAACTGTTTCAGCGCCTCAAGAAGATCGGGGCTTACGAAAATACACTCGTATTGTTTTTGAATGACAATGGCCCCAATGGCCCCCGTTTTGTCGGTGCGCATCGTGGCATGAAAGGGGGCGTGAATGAAGGTGGCATTCGGTCTGTGTTAGTAGCACATTGGCCTGATCAATTGAAAGCAGGCGCTGTGAATGAACAGATCGCCGCTCATTACGACCTGTTCCCCACGATTCTTACAGCCACAGGGGTTGAAAAACCAAAAACGTTAGATTTGGATGGTGTCAATATTCTGCCACTGTTGAAAAATGAAGCCGCAAGCTGGCCTGATCGTTCTTTGTTCCTGCAATGGCATCGTGGTGATCAGCCCACGCCACATACCAATGCCGCCGTTGTCACACAAAATTTTAAGATGACATTTTCGAAGCAGAATGAACCAGGAAAATTATTTGATTTACGGAATGATCCTGCAGAGAAGCGAGATCTTAGCAGTGAGAAACCGGCACTCGCCAAAGATCTCACACGTCAATATGACACCTGGTTCGCCGATGTCAGTTCCACGCGTCCTGATAATTATGCACCACCACGGATTCATGTGGGCAATGTAAAGGAACCAACTACGGTTTTAACTCGTCAGGATTGGCGGTATGCAGGTCCCAAAGGAAAAGGTTGGACTCGCGATGCACGAGGCCATTGGTTGATTCATATCGAACAAGGTGGTTCATACGACATCAAAGTACAATTCAAAAAACAACAGGATCAGAAAGAAACGGAATTGGCAGTAAGTGTCGGTAAGGATCAGTTCCATGCCAAAGTCCCCGCAGACAGTTCTGAATATGTCTTCCACAATGTGACTTTACATCCTGGTAAACAAACCGTTGATGTTAAAGTGACCGAAGGGGAAACTGAACGTGGTCCGATGCTGGTTTATCTCACCAAAAAATCCGCCGGGAATTCAGCGCCATAA
- a CDS encoding alpha/beta hydrolase — protein MGRRLIRPTLFLITLLLINLQPVPAQEQKADYKTKPEVSYRSGIQTPQTDYMRERCKLDLYYPTSIKNYPTVVWFHGGGLKGGKKSVPDELKEQGIAIVAVNYRLYPKAKKPVYLEDAAAAVAWTFQNIANFGGDPKLIFVAGHSAGGYLTSMLGLDKRWLATHKIDANDIAGLIPYSGHCITHMTVREEMGIPRNQPIIDDMAPLFHARKDAPPILLITGDRNLEFPTRYEENAYLNRLLKVVGHKQTQLFELDGFTHNTMRKPGHQLLLEEIKRIVAKKPIASPLQKN, from the coding sequence ATGGGACGACGACTGATTCGACCCACACTTTTTTTGATCACACTGTTGCTGATCAATTTGCAGCCCGTTCCCGCTCAGGAACAGAAAGCTGACTATAAAACCAAACCCGAGGTCTCTTATCGCAGTGGAATTCAAACTCCGCAGACAGATTATATGCGTGAGCGCTGCAAGCTGGATTTGTACTATCCGACCTCTATCAAAAACTACCCCACCGTAGTCTGGTTTCATGGGGGTGGCTTAAAAGGGGGAAAGAAAAGCGTTCCAGATGAACTGAAGGAGCAGGGTATCGCCATTGTCGCCGTCAATTATCGATTGTACCCCAAAGCAAAAAAACCAGTTTATCTGGAAGATGCTGCTGCGGCTGTCGCCTGGACATTTCAAAATATCGCAAACTTCGGTGGTGATCCTAAATTGATTTTTGTGGCAGGGCATTCTGCGGGGGGCTACCTCACCAGCATGCTTGGTCTGGATAAACGTTGGCTCGCCACACACAAAATTGATGCGAATGACATTGCCGGGCTAATTCCCTACAGCGGACACTGTATCACTCATATGACAGTCCGTGAAGAAATGGGAATCCCACGCAATCAACCGATCATTGATGACATGGCCCCTCTGTTTCACGCACGTAAAGACGCACCACCAATCTTACTCATAACCGGTGATCGGAACCTGGAATTCCCAACCCGCTACGAAGAAAACGCTTATTTGAATCGCTTACTCAAAGTAGTCGGACACAAACAAACACAACTCTTTGAATTGGACGGCTTCACACACAACACCATGCGAAAGCCGGGGCATCAGCTTCTATTAGAAGAAATCAAACGCATCGTTGCTAAAAAGCCAATCGCATCACCACTTCAAAAGAACTAA
- a CDS encoding DUF1569 domain-containing protein, with protein sequence MSVVTKKVQGRRTVRYETLDELLAEAEQLATSDIRTLGNWSLGQNLKHIAMALDSSIDGSDFKLPAPVRFLMSLFMKRKFLTKSIPAGFKSTAKFIPDETSTEDGLTALREAVARQKQESNRVPHPGFGKLTNKEWEDFNLRHAEMHMSFIVPNN encoded by the coding sequence ATGTCGGTTGTTACTAAAAAAGTTCAAGGCCGTCGTACCGTGCGCTACGAAACACTCGATGAATTACTGGCAGAAGCTGAGCAGTTGGCAACCAGTGATATTCGCACCTTAGGCAATTGGTCTTTAGGGCAGAACCTCAAACACATCGCGATGGCCTTGGACTCATCTATCGATGGAAGTGATTTTAAGTTGCCCGCTCCAGTACGATTTCTAATGTCATTATTCATGAAACGCAAATTTTTGACAAAGTCGATCCCGGCCGGATTCAAGAGTACTGCAAAGTTCATTCCTGATGAAACATCTACCGAAGATGGGCTCACTGCATTGCGGGAAGCAGTCGCACGACAGAAACAAGAATCGAATCGCGTACCACATCCCGGTTTTGGTAAACTGACTAACAAAGAATGGGAAGACTTCAACCTTCGCCATGCCGAAATGCATATGAGTTTTATCGTGCCGAACAATTAA
- a CDS encoding ArsR/SmtB family transcription factor has product MAIKYQNQLDRTFHALGDSTRRQMLSMLSKRGESTASDLGQPFEIAQPSVSKHLRVLESAGLISRRVDGRVHRFRLLIKPLQEAQDWITHQREFWEGSLDALGDLLDELSPEKKK; this is encoded by the coding sequence ATGGCGATTAAATATCAAAACCAACTCGACCGCACGTTTCATGCTCTGGGAGACAGTACGCGCCGACAGATGCTTTCCATGCTCTCGAAACGGGGGGAATCCACAGCCAGTGATCTTGGACAGCCATTTGAAATTGCTCAGCCGTCAGTCTCGAAACATCTACGAGTTCTGGAATCTGCTGGCCTGATCTCACGCCGGGTTGATGGCCGGGTACACCGGTTTCGGTTACTGATTAAACCACTACAAGAGGCTCAAGACTGGATCACTCACCAACGTGAGTTCTGGGAAGGATCACTGGATGCACTAGGGGACTTGCTTGATGAGCTGTCTCCAGAGAAAAAGAAGTAA
- a CDS encoding Gfo/Idh/MocA family oxidoreductase, whose protein sequence is MQNHSNFSRRDFLKSTTAGAAAISTGIWTGLAPAASKSANEKLNIACIGTANRAAADIDGVKGENIVALVDVDKNYLDRASSSFPNARVYADYREMLESEDGKIDAVVIGTTDHHHAPASIRAIRKGLHVYCEKPLTHTVQEARIIAEEAKKHGVATQLGTQIHAGDNYRRVVEIVQSGVLGDVGEVHVWVGKGWGGGDLPTDTQEPPQNLNWDLWLGPAPVRPFAAGRYHPAQWRRWWQFGQGTLGDMACHYMDLPFWALSLRHPTHCEAEGPEVHPEACPHGLKVRYQFPSRDKLIPVNLTWYDGNMIPKKVAGQRVPGSGVMFVGTEGTMFANYGSYKLFPKEKFANFTPPKQSIPKSIGHHAEWIKACKDGSPTTCNFDYSGALTEAVLLGNVSYRAKQALEWDAANLKATNCPEADMYISKEYREGWEVA, encoded by the coding sequence ATGCAAAACCATTCAAATTTCAGTCGCCGTGATTTTCTTAAGTCGACCACTGCAGGAGCAGCCGCAATTTCTACAGGTATTTGGACGGGGCTTGCACCCGCTGCTTCCAAATCTGCCAATGAAAAACTGAATATTGCTTGTATCGGAACGGCAAATCGGGCGGCAGCCGACATTGATGGCGTCAAAGGGGAAAATATCGTTGCTCTAGTAGACGTTGATAAAAACTATCTTGACCGAGCTTCTTCCAGTTTTCCGAATGCCCGTGTCTACGCTGATTATCGTGAGATGCTCGAAAGTGAAGATGGAAAGATTGACGCCGTTGTGATTGGTACGACCGATCATCATCACGCCCCTGCTTCAATTCGTGCGATTCGAAAAGGCTTGCATGTCTACTGTGAAAAACCACTCACTCATACGGTTCAGGAAGCACGCATCATTGCTGAAGAAGCAAAAAAGCATGGTGTCGCGACACAACTGGGGACGCAAATCCATGCTGGAGACAATTACCGTCGTGTTGTGGAAATCGTTCAGTCGGGAGTCCTGGGTGATGTCGGTGAAGTACATGTCTGGGTTGGAAAAGGCTGGGGTGGCGGTGATCTTCCTACCGATACCCAAGAGCCTCCTCAGAATTTAAATTGGGATTTATGGCTTGGCCCCGCGCCCGTGCGTCCTTTTGCTGCAGGTCGCTATCATCCTGCTCAATGGCGTCGCTGGTGGCAGTTCGGTCAGGGAACGTTGGGCGATATGGCCTGCCATTATATGGATTTGCCTTTCTGGGCACTTAGCCTGCGTCATCCTACACACTGCGAAGCGGAAGGACCAGAAGTTCATCCGGAAGCGTGTCCACATGGGTTGAAGGTGCGCTATCAATTCCCGAGTCGTGATAAACTGATTCCCGTCAATTTGACTTGGTACGATGGGAATATGATTCCGAAAAAAGTTGCAGGACAACGTGTCCCCGGTAGTGGGGTCATGTTCGTGGGAACGGAAGGCACCATGTTTGCAAACTATGGAAGTTACAAATTATTCCCCAAAGAAAAATTTGCCAACTTCACACCACCCAAACAAAGCATTCCCAAATCGATTGGTCACCATGCCGAGTGGATCAAGGCTTGTAAGGACGGTTCACCGACAACTTGCAACTTTGATTATTCTGGCGCTTTAACAGAAGCAGTGTTGCTAGGAAACGTTTCCTATCGTGCGAAACAGGCACTGGAATGGGATGCCGCCAATCTCAAAGCGACAAATTGTCCCGAAGCCGACATGTACATCAGCAAAGAGTACCGTGAAGGCTGGGAAGTCGCTTAG
- a CDS encoding VOC family protein: MSINPVNWFEIPVNDLSKAKLFYESILGVELVENEMGPNKMAWFPMEQNGAGATGTLIHGDGHTPSLAGTIVYLSVDNIEATLGKINNAGGKTLVPKTDIGEHGFFAHFEDCEGNRVALHEYPK, translated from the coding sequence ATGTCGATTAACCCGGTAAATTGGTTCGAAATCCCTGTTAACGATCTTTCAAAAGCGAAATTGTTTTACGAGTCAATCCTGGGAGTGGAACTAGTCGAAAATGAAATGGGACCCAATAAAATGGCGTGGTTTCCCATGGAACAAAATGGTGCAGGTGCAACAGGCACATTGATTCATGGTGATGGCCATACCCCTTCGCTAGCAGGGACGATTGTCTATTTGAGCGTGGATAATATCGAGGCAACACTCGGCAAAATCAATAATGCTGGTGGCAAGACACTCGTTCCAAAAACAGATATTGGAGAACACGGTTTTTTCGCCCACTTTGAAGACTGTGAAGGAAATCGGGTGGCACTTCACGAGTATCCCAAGTAA
- a CDS encoding sulfatase, which translates to MPTKYCVCLFVSCFTLLYTLDSVVKAAEKQPNILYIMSDDHAAHSIGAYGGRLASLNPTPTLDRLAKEGILLKNVFCTNSICTPSRATLMTGQYSHMNGVTTLNGAIGKENQHLARLIKNAGYETAMIGKWHLKKEPAAFDYYTVLPGQGSYFNPVFRVRGPKPWPKNEFRAGGYDSKHSSDVITDLSLKWLKNRKQKQKPFFLMHHFKAPHDNFENAERYDWLYQDVKIPEPETLWNRGQHGPLDLARYGTSVSRRNERRNMGHHMFVDDSLSSDEYTREAYQRYLKKFLRCVRGVDDNIKRLVEHLEKTGELENTIIIYTADQGFMLGEHDYIDKRWMYEESLRMPFIVRYPKWIKAKSTNENIINNVDFAPTLLEMAGAKKPDFMQGRSFLPILKGEKAPADWPKATYYRYWMHMAHHDNPAHYGIRTNDFKLIFFYGLPLDAPGAVKKPTPPHWELYDLKKDPHETKNVIADPAYAPIVKKLKQRLNQLKKQVGDTDEAYPELKARLGES; encoded by the coding sequence ATGCCAACCAAGTACTGTGTTTGTTTATTCGTAAGCTGCTTTACTCTGTTGTATACGCTCGATTCTGTTGTTAAAGCGGCAGAGAAACAACCCAATATCTTATACATCATGTCTGATGATCACGCTGCTCATTCGATTGGCGCGTATGGAGGACGATTGGCGTCTCTGAATCCAACACCAACGTTGGATCGTCTAGCCAAAGAAGGAATTTTGCTGAAGAACGTTTTTTGTACCAACTCAATTTGCACACCGAGTCGCGCCACATTAATGACGGGGCAATATTCGCATATGAATGGTGTGACCACTTTAAATGGGGCAATTGGTAAGGAGAACCAACATCTGGCTCGGCTCATCAAAAATGCGGGTTATGAAACTGCAATGATTGGTAAATGGCATCTCAAAAAAGAGCCAGCCGCATTTGACTATTATACGGTTCTGCCGGGGCAGGGAAGTTACTTCAATCCCGTGTTTCGCGTGAGAGGCCCTAAGCCGTGGCCAAAAAATGAATTTCGTGCAGGTGGATATGACTCGAAACATTCATCGGATGTGATTACCGATCTCTCATTGAAGTGGTTGAAGAATCGAAAACAGAAACAAAAACCTTTCTTTTTAATGCATCATTTCAAGGCACCACATGACAATTTTGAAAATGCAGAACGATATGACTGGCTCTATCAGGATGTAAAAATTCCTGAACCGGAAACACTGTGGAACCGGGGACAACACGGCCCCCTTGACTTAGCGCGCTATGGGACATCAGTCAGTCGACGCAACGAGAGGCGAAACATGGGGCACCATATGTTTGTTGACGACAGCCTCTCTTCTGATGAATACACCCGTGAAGCTTACCAGCGTTACCTCAAAAAGTTTCTGCGCTGTGTACGTGGTGTCGATGATAATATCAAACGTCTTGTAGAGCATCTCGAAAAAACGGGAGAACTGGAGAATACAATCATCATTTATACTGCCGACCAGGGCTTTATGTTAGGCGAACACGATTACATCGACAAACGCTGGATGTATGAAGAATCATTGCGCATGCCATTCATCGTTCGCTATCCGAAATGGATCAAAGCAAAGTCTACCAATGAAAACATCATTAACAATGTTGATTTTGCACCGACGTTGTTAGAGATGGCAGGAGCAAAGAAACCTGATTTCATGCAAGGTAGATCTTTCTTACCAATCTTAAAAGGTGAAAAGGCTCCCGCTGATTGGCCAAAAGCAACGTACTACCGTTACTGGATGCATATGGCGCACCATGATAACCCTGCCCACTATGGAATCAGGACCAACGATTTTAAATTGATTTTCTTCTATGGTCTGCCTTTGGATGCGCCTGGTGCTGTAAAAAAACCGACGCCTCCACACTGGGAATTATACGATTTGAAAAAAGATCCTCATGAAACAAAGAATGTGATTGCCGATCCCGCTTATGCACCAATCGTGAAAAAACTAAAACAACGGTTAAATCAACTTAAAAAACAAGTGGGGGACACTGATGAAGCCTACCCAGAATTAAAAGCACGCTTAGGTGAATCATGA
- a CDS encoding SRPBCC domain-containing protein produces the protein MVSESTNEVLVLRRTFAASPKDVFQVWTTPEYMQRWFRPSKDFVHPFIEVDLRVGGQYRVGFESPEGTVDVVKGEFLEVNDPQKLVYSWSWEQPNEFAEIETQVTVDFLEKDGGTELVLTHERFSKPGMQERHMAGWTGALELLSESMIKD, from the coding sequence ATGGTTTCCGAATCAACAAATGAAGTCCTGGTCTTACGACGCACATTTGCGGCGTCACCAAAAGATGTCTTTCAAGTCTGGACGACACCCGAATATATGCAACGCTGGTTTCGACCGAGTAAGGATTTTGTTCATCCATTTATTGAGGTTGATTTGCGTGTTGGTGGGCAATATCGCGTTGGGTTTGAATCACCGGAGGGAACAGTCGATGTTGTCAAAGGTGAGTTTCTTGAAGTGAATGATCCACAAAAACTAGTCTATTCATGGTCGTGGGAACAGCCTAACGAGTTTGCTGAAATTGAAACGCAAGTCACAGTTGATTTTCTTGAAAAAGATGGTGGCACTGAATTGGTTCTGACACACGAACGATTCTCAAAACCTGGTATGCAGGAACGGCACATGGCAGGTTGGACAGGAGCGCTGGAGCTCTTGAGCGAATCTATGATAAAGGATTGA